In a genomic window of Spirosoma agri:
- the trmB gene encoding tRNA (guanosine(46)-N7)-methyltransferase TrmB: MTRRKHDFFLHNIESINVIEVGKPLYKTIKGNWLSEYFKNDNPIVLELACGKGEYTIGLASAFPATNFIGVDIKGDRIARGSKIAERKGLTNVAFLRTDIKYIEEFFNEGEVSEIWVTFPDPHARPRQEKHRLTHPHFLALYKRLLKPGGTLHLKTDSPELFAYSVEQVKSANCVDLQYTTDLYTSSLNEIHLGIKTTYEQLFFDKGFTINYLQCKMGAVL; encoded by the coding sequence GTGACGCGTCGCAAACATGATTTCTTTCTACACAACATAGAAAGCATAAACGTTATTGAAGTTGGTAAACCGCTTTACAAAACAATAAAAGGTAACTGGCTTTCCGAGTATTTCAAGAACGATAACCCGATTGTGCTGGAACTGGCCTGTGGTAAAGGAGAGTATACGATTGGCTTAGCGAGTGCCTTTCCGGCAACCAATTTTATTGGTGTCGACATCAAAGGCGATCGAATTGCCAGAGGGTCTAAAATTGCCGAACGGAAAGGACTTACCAATGTCGCTTTCTTGCGGACGGATATTAAATACATCGAGGAGTTTTTTAACGAGGGGGAGGTCAGCGAAATTTGGGTTACCTTCCCCGACCCTCACGCCAGGCCCAGACAGGAGAAACATCGACTCACGCATCCGCACTTCTTGGCGCTGTATAAACGGTTACTTAAACCGGGAGGAACCCTCCATCTGAAAACAGACAGCCCCGAATTATTTGCGTACAGTGTGGAACAAGTTAAATCGGCCAACTGTGTCGATTTACAATATACAACTGATTTATATACGTCGTCACTTAACGAAATTCACTTAGGGATAAAGACGACCTATGAGCAACTCTTCTTCGATAAAGGATTTACAATTAACTATTTACAATGTAAAATGGGTGCAGTTTTGTAA
- the gap gene encoding type I glyceraldehyde-3-phosphate dehydrogenase: MEKIRVAINGFGRIGRLSFRQLLAKENIEVVAINDLTDNATLAHLLKYDSVHGRFSGEVQSDTESITVNGTRIHAYAERDPKNLPWKELNVDVVLESTGRFVDEAGAGQHLTAGAKKVVISAPAKGNIPTVVLGVNDDTLTGEETIVSNASCTTNCLAPMAKVLDDVFGIEKGYMTTIHAYTADQNLQDAPHSDLRRARAAALSIVPTSTGAAKAVGLVLPQLKGKLDGNALRVPTPDGSLTDLTVVLKREVTVEEINNAIKEASETTLKGYLEYTTDEIVSIDIVGNPHSCIFDSKLTAANGNLAKVVGWYDNEFGYSSRVADLITKLFK; the protein is encoded by the coding sequence ATGGAAAAAATACGCGTTGCCATCAATGGCTTCGGTCGGATCGGACGGCTTTCGTTCAGACAGTTACTTGCCAAAGAAAACATCGAAGTTGTTGCCATCAATGATTTAACAGATAATGCAACCTTAGCACACCTGTTAAAATATGACTCAGTTCATGGTCGGTTTTCAGGCGAAGTTCAGTCAGACACAGAAAGCATCACTGTAAACGGAACACGAATTCATGCTTATGCAGAACGTGACCCTAAGAATCTACCCTGGAAAGAACTAAACGTCGATGTTGTTCTGGAATCAACGGGCCGGTTCGTAGACGAAGCAGGTGCAGGCCAACACCTCACCGCAGGTGCTAAGAAGGTTGTCATTTCCGCCCCTGCTAAAGGCAATATCCCGACCGTAGTACTAGGCGTCAATGACGATACACTAACGGGCGAAGAGACGATCGTCTCCAACGCTTCCTGCACAACCAACTGCCTGGCTCCAATGGCCAAAGTGCTGGATGATGTTTTCGGTATCGAAAAAGGATATATGACGACGATCCACGCCTACACGGCTGATCAGAATCTACAGGATGCTCCCCACTCCGATCTACGTCGCGCACGAGCAGCTGCTTTATCGATCGTTCCAACCTCGACGGGAGCGGCTAAAGCTGTCGGTCTGGTTCTGCCTCAGCTAAAAGGCAAACTGGACGGTAACGCCCTGCGCGTTCCAACGCCGGATGGTTCATTGACCGATCTAACGGTCGTATTAAAACGGGAAGTTACGGTTGAGGAAATCAACAACGCCATCAAGGAAGCATCGGAAACAACCCTAAAAGGATACCTGGAATACACCACTGACGAAATCGTTTCGATCGATATTGTTGGTAATCCACACTCGTGTATTTTCGATTCGAAACTAACGGCGGCAAACGGTAATCTGGCCAAAGTTGTCGGCTGGTACGATAATGAGTTTGGTTATTCTAGCCGTGTTGCCGATCTGATTACAAAGCTGTTTAAGTAG
- a CDS encoding 2,3,4,5-tetrahydropyridine-2,6-dicarboxylate N-succinyltransferase, which translates to MNTTIEAIWANRDLLKEPKSIQIIKEVISQLDRGELRVANPPVEENGEWTVNEWVKKSILLYFISQQMKAEEVGIFSFHDKIPLKTNFADAKVRVVPPAVARYGSFQAPGVILMPSYVNIGAYVDERTMVDTWATVGSCAQIGKDVHLSGGVGIGGVLEPPQAAPVIIEDGAFVGSRCIVVEGAHIGKRAVLGAGVTITGSSKIIDVTGTKPVEYKGFVPANSVVIPGSYAKQFPAGEFHVPCAIIIGQRKESTDLKTSLNDALRENNVSV; encoded by the coding sequence ATGAATACCACAATTGAAGCCATTTGGGCAAATAGAGACTTATTAAAGGAGCCAAAATCCATTCAGATAATTAAAGAAGTAATAAGTCAATTAGATAGGGGAGAACTTCGGGTGGCTAATCCTCCGGTTGAGGAAAATGGCGAATGGACAGTCAATGAGTGGGTAAAAAAATCCATACTTCTTTATTTCATTAGTCAGCAAATGAAAGCCGAGGAAGTAGGAATTTTTTCTTTTCATGACAAAATTCCTTTGAAGACGAATTTTGCCGATGCTAAGGTACGGGTGGTTCCGCCAGCTGTAGCTCGTTATGGATCGTTCCAGGCGCCTGGTGTCATTCTCATGCCTTCTTATGTAAACATTGGTGCTTATGTCGATGAGCGTACCATGGTTGACACCTGGGCGACGGTAGGCAGCTGCGCCCAAATTGGTAAAGACGTTCACCTCAGCGGGGGAGTTGGTATTGGTGGCGTTCTGGAACCACCGCAAGCAGCACCCGTCATTATTGAGGATGGCGCTTTTGTTGGTTCCCGTTGCATAGTTGTCGAGGGGGCTCATATTGGCAAGCGAGCGGTGTTAGGAGCGGGGGTCACCATTACTGGCTCGTCTAAAATTATCGATGTTACAGGTACTAAGCCCGTCGAATACAAAGGATTTGTTCCTGCTAATTCAGTAGTTATCCCCGGTAGCTATGCTAAACAGTTTCCGGCAGGTGAATTTCATGTTCCTTGTGCAATCATCATCGGGCAGCGCAAAGAATCCACCGATTTAAAAACATCGTTGAATGATGCACTCCGTGAGAATAACGTATCGGTTTAA
- a CDS encoding helix-turn-helix transcriptional regulator gives MTINDKIKQILIDKNLSPSYFADEIGVQRSSISHILSGRNRPSFDIIQKIIRRFPELGYEWIMEEDNQTSSQPIPTGYTARSVTRTPDQDRMEGFTYPAPQPIGVRSQRTEIPPSAPAQPTSSSDNSAEQSVGLPLVEKKVERILIFYTDGSFREYTPTV, from the coding sequence ATGACTATTAATGACAAAATTAAACAGATACTGATCGACAAGAATCTGTCGCCTTCTTATTTCGCGGACGAGATCGGTGTTCAACGATCCAGCATTTCTCATATTCTCTCCGGCCGAAATCGACCCAGTTTCGATATCATTCAGAAAATAATCCGTCGCTTTCCAGAACTTGGTTACGAATGGATTATGGAAGAAGACAATCAAACTAGTAGCCAACCAATTCCAACCGGTTACACTGCCAGGAGTGTAACACGTACGCCGGACCAGGATCGGATGGAAGGGTTTACCTACCCGGCCCCACAGCCTATAGGTGTTCGTAGCCAGCGTACTGAAATTCCACCGAGTGCACCCGCTCAACCAACATCCTCATCTGATAATTCTGCCGAACAATCAGTCGGCTTACCTTTAGTGGAGAAGAAGGTGGAGCGGATACTGATCTTTTACACAGATGGATCATTTCGGGAATACACCCCAACCGTTTAG
- a CDS encoding tetratricopeptide repeat protein gives MKSVIAVLVACCLSAGAYAQNQGGAASTVDAAAMDAVKKDKEKSDKDIADAKSGAKASTWMDRAKTYQSIAAQYIRIDSSAATTAYEAFKKVIELDKDKKGGPGKLAKEAEEALKGQALYGAFMQQGVAKFQAKNYPDAMKAMTMAGDINPKDTLAPLYTAIAAQQVKDNATAKTQLEKYIAGGGKDASIYGSLAMLYSTDNEVDKALATLDKGIALAPGNKDLSNEKINIMLRTNRMDEAINGMKQMIEKDPNNVQNMVNLGIIYDNAATKAKEEVRKLEGETKKGSSAGKQLADAKGLLETYNSEVTRLSGLIKKQPKSAELKRQLADVQKKATDQKAEIAKLDASAKEAATSTTSADSEKKLAEFKQKQMEQTNLAKEYYTKALAVEPNNYDANFNLGVYYYNEGAELNKQLADMDVKEYQAKGKEVEGKVCGRFKKALPYFTKAKSVKEEPELTDNLTNLQNILKQYEEKKVVCVD, from the coding sequence ATGAAATCAGTTATTGCAGTTCTCGTCGCCTGTTGCCTGTCCGCAGGAGCCTATGCACAGAACCAGGGTGGGGCAGCTAGTACAGTGGATGCTGCCGCGATGGATGCCGTCAAGAAAGACAAGGAGAAAAGCGACAAGGATATTGCCGATGCCAAAAGTGGGGCAAAAGCCAGTACCTGGATGGATCGGGCTAAAACCTACCAGAGCATTGCGGCTCAATACATCCGAATCGACTCCAGCGCAGCGACAACAGCTTACGAAGCGTTCAAAAAAGTAATTGAACTGGACAAAGACAAAAAAGGTGGTCCGGGCAAACTAGCGAAAGAAGCGGAGGAAGCCTTGAAAGGGCAGGCTCTGTACGGCGCGTTTATGCAGCAGGGTGTGGCTAAATTCCAGGCTAAGAATTACCCGGATGCGATGAAAGCGATGACGATGGCGGGTGATATCAATCCTAAAGATACCCTCGCTCCGTTGTACACGGCCATTGCCGCCCAGCAGGTAAAAGACAACGCAACGGCTAAAACGCAACTGGAGAAATACATCGCCGGTGGTGGTAAGGATGCATCGATTTACGGATCGCTGGCCATGCTCTACAGCACGGACAACGAAGTGGACAAAGCCCTGGCTACGTTAGACAAAGGAATTGCGCTGGCACCCGGTAACAAAGACCTGTCGAACGAAAAGATCAACATTATGCTGCGTACCAACCGGATGGATGAAGCCATTAACGGGATGAAGCAGATGATCGAAAAAGATCCGAATAACGTTCAGAATATGGTTAACCTGGGCATCATTTATGATAATGCGGCCACGAAAGCCAAGGAAGAAGTTCGTAAGCTAGAAGGTGAAACCAAGAAGGGAAGTAGCGCTGGTAAGCAACTGGCTGATGCGAAAGGATTGCTGGAAACGTATAACAGCGAAGTTACCCGGCTGAGTGGGTTGATCAAAAAGCAGCCCAAGAGTGCCGAGCTAAAGCGTCAGCTGGCTGACGTACAGAAAAAAGCGACTGACCAGAAGGCTGAGATTGCTAAACTGGACGCATCTGCTAAAGAAGCTGCCACAAGCACAACATCGGCCGATTCAGAAAAGAAGTTAGCCGAATTCAAACAGAAGCAAATGGAGCAAACGAACCTGGCAAAGGAGTACTACACCAAAGCCCTGGCCGTTGAACCCAATAACTACGATGCTAACTTTAACCTAGGCGTTTATTACTATAATGAAGGCGCTGAGTTGAACAAGCAACTGGCCGATATGGACGTTAAAGAGTATCAGGCTAAAGGCAAAGAAGTTGAGGGTAAAGTCTGTGGTCGTTTCAAGAAAGCGTTACCTTATTTCACGAAAGCAAAGTCAGTGAAAGAAGAGCCAGAACTGACGGACAACCTGACGAATCTTCAGAACATTTTGAAGCAGTACGAAGAGAAGAAAGTAGTCTGCGTCGATTAA
- the gyrA gene encoding DNA gyrase subunit A, which produces MAEENPDLEFPSNIIPINIEDEMRGAYIDYSMSVIISRALPDVRDGLKPVHRRVLFGMAELGVNYNKPHKKSARIVGEVLGKYHPHGDSSVYDTMVRMAQDWSLRYPLVDGQGNFGSIDGDSPAAMRYTEARLKRIAEELLTDIYKETVDFQSNFDDSLQEPTVMPGKLPNLLLNGSSGIAVGMATNMAPHNLTEVVDGIIAYMDNNEITIEDLMQFVKAPDFPTGATIYGMEGVKSAFKTGRGRVVMRANATIEENRGKTQIIVTDVPYMVNKAVMLEKTAELINDKKIEGIAAFRDESDRDGLRVVYDLRKDAIPNVVLNNLYKHTALQSSFSINNVALVKGRPMLLNLKDMMKYYVEHRFEVVTRRTQYELREAEKRAHILEGLLIALDHIDAVITLIRSSRDSEIARTGLMTQFSLSDLQAKAILEMRLQRLTGLERDKLQAEFDELMREITNLREILASEERKRQVIKDELIDIRARYGDERRTQINPLGDGNISDLSLIADEDMIITISHEGYIKRTPTTEYRSQSRGGVGAKAAASKEEDFTEHLFTATMHNTLLAFTQKGRLYWLPVYELPEGSRVSKGRPLANFINIESDDKVRAVINVTDLKNEDYINNNYIVMCTRQGTIKKTMLEAFSRPRQNGIIAITIDEDDQLIGVCLTNGDNDIVIASSAGKAVRFHESRVRPMGRTAAGVRGISLDDDDTTDHVIGMVCIASTDAQLLVVSVNGYGKRSEIDGYRITNRGAKGVGTLKVTEKVGRLVAVLDVEDNDDLMIINKSGIAIRTPVNAISVIGRNTQGVRLISLRDGDAISSVTKIKHEEVDEVPPAESDEITE; this is translated from the coding sequence ATGGCGGAAGAAAATCCCGACCTCGAATTTCCCAGTAACATCATTCCCATCAACATTGAGGACGAAATGCGGGGTGCCTACATTGATTACTCAATGTCAGTTATCATCTCGCGGGCGCTGCCCGACGTTCGTGACGGGTTGAAACCGGTTCACCGACGGGTGTTGTTCGGAATGGCTGAACTGGGCGTTAACTATAACAAACCCCACAAGAAATCGGCCCGTATCGTTGGGGAAGTACTGGGTAAATACCACCCGCATGGTGACTCATCCGTTTACGATACCATGGTCCGGATGGCCCAGGACTGGTCGTTGCGCTATCCCCTCGTTGACGGGCAGGGTAACTTTGGGTCCATCGACGGCGATTCACCGGCGGCTATGCGGTATACCGAGGCCCGGCTGAAGCGGATTGCCGAAGAATTGCTGACCGATATTTACAAGGAAACGGTTGACTTTCAGTCGAACTTCGATGATTCGTTGCAGGAGCCAACCGTAATGCCGGGTAAACTGCCCAACCTGCTGCTTAACGGCTCGTCGGGGATCGCGGTCGGTATGGCGACCAACATGGCTCCCCATAACCTGACCGAAGTTGTCGATGGCATCATTGCCTACATGGACAACAACGAGATCACGATTGAAGACTTGATGCAATTCGTCAAAGCCCCCGATTTCCCAACGGGTGCGACGATCTACGGGATGGAAGGCGTCAAGTCCGCGTTCAAGACCGGTCGTGGCCGGGTGGTGATGCGGGCGAATGCAACCATCGAAGAAAATCGCGGCAAAACCCAGATCATCGTGACGGACGTTCCGTATATGGTCAACAAAGCGGTGATGCTCGAAAAAACGGCGGAACTGATCAACGATAAAAAGATCGAAGGCATCGCGGCTTTCCGCGATGAGTCGGACCGGGACGGACTGCGGGTCGTGTATGATCTGCGGAAGGATGCCATTCCGAACGTCGTTCTGAACAACCTGTATAAGCATACGGCCCTGCAATCCTCGTTCAGTATCAATAACGTCGCGCTCGTGAAAGGGCGGCCGATGCTGTTGAACCTGAAGGATATGATGAAGTACTACGTCGAGCACCGCTTCGAGGTAGTGACCCGCCGGACGCAGTACGAATTGCGCGAAGCCGAAAAACGGGCGCATATTTTGGAAGGGCTGCTGATTGCGCTTGATCACATCGACGCCGTTATTACCCTGATCCGGTCGTCGCGTGATTCAGAAATTGCCCGTACGGGTCTGATGACGCAGTTCTCGCTCAGCGATTTACAGGCGAAAGCGATTCTGGAAATGCGTCTGCAACGGCTTACCGGGCTGGAACGCGACAAGCTACAGGCCGAGTTCGACGAGCTGATGCGTGAAATCACGAACCTGAGAGAAATTCTGGCCAGTGAAGAACGGAAGCGGCAGGTGATCAAAGACGAACTGATCGACATCCGGGCGCGCTACGGCGACGAACGACGGACGCAGATTAATCCCCTCGGTGACGGGAACATCAGCGATCTCTCGCTGATCGCCGATGAGGACATGATCATCACCATCTCGCACGAAGGGTATATTAAACGGACACCAACCACCGAATACCGGTCGCAGAGCCGGGGTGGCGTAGGAGCGAAGGCGGCAGCGTCTAAAGAGGAAGACTTTACGGAACACCTCTTTACGGCGACCATGCACAACACCCTGCTCGCGTTCACGCAGAAAGGGCGTTTATACTGGTTACCCGTTTACGAATTGCCGGAAGGATCGCGGGTATCGAAAGGACGACCCCTAGCTAACTTCATCAATATCGAATCTGACGACAAAGTACGGGCGGTCATCAACGTAACAGACCTGAAAAACGAGGACTACATCAACAACAATTACATTGTGATGTGTACGCGTCAGGGAACGATCAAAAAGACGATGCTGGAAGCCTTCTCGCGCCCCCGTCAGAATGGCATCATTGCCATCACGATCGATGAGGACGATCAGCTGATCGGGGTTTGTCTGACCAACGGAGACAATGATATCGTCATTGCGTCGAGTGCGGGTAAAGCCGTTCGGTTCCACGAAAGTCGTGTTCGTCCGATGGGCCGCACGGCCGCCGGGGTGCGAGGCATATCCCTGGACGACGACGACACGACCGACCACGTTATCGGCATGGTTTGTATCGCGTCGACCGATGCCCAGTTACTGGTCGTTTCGGTAAATGGCTACGGCAAGCGATCCGAGATTGACGGTTATCGGATCACCAACCGGGGAGCCAAAGGTGTTGGTACGCTGAAAGTTACCGAAAAAGTAGGCCGGCTGGTGGCGGTACTCGACGTGGAAGACAACGACGACCTGATGATCATCAACAAGTCCGGTATTGCCATCCGGACCCCGGTGAATGCGATCAGCGTTATTGGCCGCAACACGCAGGGCGTTCGGTTGATCAGTCTGCGCGACGGGGATGCCATATCGTCGGTCACAAAAATTAAACACGAGGAAGTGGATGAAGTCCCTCCGGCCGAGTCGGATGAAATAACCGAGTAA
- a CDS encoding RES family NAD+ phosphorylase: MLVYRITKAVYADRLVASGGAARWNSRGQFVIYTAATRALACLENVVHRGGEGLQETFRVMVIDVPDTLLIDTIQAESLPDDWFDFRQYDACQRLGGEWLRSGRSAVLRVPSAIIPHESNYLLNPAHPDFSRIVLQQTEPFLFDPRIKS, encoded by the coding sequence ATGCTCGTTTATCGAATCACCAAAGCTGTTTATGCCGATCGGCTGGTAGCGTCCGGCGGGGCCGCCCGGTGGAATAGTCGTGGCCAGTTCGTGATCTACACAGCCGCTACGCGCGCGCTGGCCTGTCTCGAAAATGTGGTCCATCGGGGCGGGGAGGGGCTGCAGGAAACCTTCCGGGTGATGGTGATCGATGTACCTGATACCCTGCTTATTGACACAATCCAGGCTGAATCGCTGCCCGACGACTGGTTCGATTTCCGGCAGTACGATGCCTGTCAGCGACTGGGCGGGGAGTGGCTGCGGAGCGGTCGGTCGGCGGTGTTGCGGGTGCCCTCGGCGATCATTCCCCACGAGTCGAACTACCTGCTCAACCCGGCCCATCCCGACTTCAGCCGTATTGTGTTACAGCAGACGGAGCCGTTTCTATTCGACCCCCGAATCAAATCCTGA
- the parS gene encoding type II RES/Xre toxin-antitoxin system antitoxin, producing the protein MIVQDRTALVFVALKGVPAIRFFEIADLTGYRREQLAEVFDTSLKTFQRYEREKKKLNPQDSEKVLKIMALFQAGESVFGSAESFRRWMDKPAYGLGNQIPFVLLHTSGGIDLVMDEVTRIEYGDLA; encoded by the coding sequence ATGATCGTTCAGGACCGCACCGCCCTTGTTTTCGTCGCCCTCAAAGGCGTTCCGGCCATCCGTTTCTTCGAGATCGCTGATCTGACGGGCTACAGACGCGAACAGCTGGCTGAGGTATTCGATACGTCGCTCAAAACATTCCAGCGGTACGAGCGGGAAAAAAAGAAGCTCAATCCGCAGGATAGTGAAAAGGTGCTGAAAATCATGGCTCTTTTTCAGGCGGGTGAATCGGTCTTTGGCTCGGCGGAATCGTTCCGGCGGTGGATGGATAAGCCTGCGTATGGCCTGGGTAACCAGATCCCCTTTGTGCTGCTTCACACATCGGGCGGTATTGATCTCGTAATGGATGAGGTGACCCGTATCGAGTACGGCGATCTGGCCTGA
- a CDS encoding DUF1501 domain-containing protein, with translation MKHTWNRREFMQKTSAATLAALAAGAPIPALLSGCRREATSASMRGTADTVILLWMAGGMAHTETFDPKKYTPFQKGMEGNRVLSTFKSVPTVLDGIHFSDGLQAIGRVMDKGTLIRSYVAADMGHILHSRHQYHWHTCYEPPQTVAVPHIGAWIAKELGPKNPVIPAFVDIGQRFTLGEGEELKAFHTAGFLGNEFGPFFIPDPSQGLDSVRPPVGMDARRFERRNQLYNELISSSPVGEFGSDYQKESLKRSMEQAYRLLNSPEAKAFNLRTEPKASYDVYNTGRFGLGCLLARRLTEQGARFISVTTEYEPFKGWDTHENGHSRLAKMKKEIDGPVAQLIKDLAKTGHLDRTLVVVASEFSRDMMVEGRPDAKVLEQVDQPDVLSDPKFYGMHRHFTDGCSMLLFGGGMKKGFVYGKTADERPCKTIENPVRIDGVHQTIYHALGIAPDTQYEIEKRPFYTTPDGKGQSVPALFA, from the coding sequence ATGAAGCATACGTGGAATAGGAGGGAGTTCATGCAGAAAACCAGCGCGGCCACGCTGGCGGCTTTAGCGGCTGGTGCGCCCATACCGGCTCTGTTGTCGGGCTGTCGCCGGGAGGCAACGTCGGCGTCGATGCGGGGAACGGCGGATACGGTCATTTTGCTCTGGATGGCCGGCGGTATGGCGCATACGGAAACGTTCGATCCTAAAAAATACACCCCGTTCCAGAAAGGAATGGAAGGTAATCGGGTATTAAGTACGTTCAAATCAGTACCTACCGTGCTGGATGGCATCCACTTTTCGGACGGACTCCAGGCCATTGGGCGCGTGATGGACAAAGGCACGCTGATCCGGTCGTACGTAGCGGCTGACATGGGCCATATTCTGCATTCGCGGCACCAGTACCACTGGCATACGTGCTACGAACCCCCGCAAACGGTAGCCGTTCCGCACATCGGGGCCTGGATTGCCAAGGAATTAGGGCCGAAGAATCCGGTCATTCCCGCTTTTGTCGATATTGGTCAGCGATTTACCCTTGGCGAAGGCGAGGAGTTGAAAGCGTTTCATACCGCCGGCTTTCTGGGGAATGAATTTGGTCCGTTCTTTATTCCCGATCCCAGTCAGGGCCTGGATAGCGTCCGGCCGCCGGTTGGCATGGACGCCCGCCGGTTCGAGCGACGGAACCAGCTCTATAACGAGCTCATTAGTAGCAGTCCGGTAGGGGAGTTCGGCAGTGATTATCAGAAAGAATCGCTGAAACGATCGATGGAACAGGCGTACCGACTGCTGAACTCGCCCGAAGCGAAGGCGTTCAATTTACGCACTGAGCCGAAAGCCAGTTACGACGTGTACAATACCGGTCGTTTTGGATTGGGTTGTCTACTCGCCCGTCGGCTGACCGAACAGGGAGCCCGGTTCATTAGCGTCACGACCGAATACGAACCGTTCAAAGGGTGGGATACGCACGAGAATGGCCACTCGCGTTTGGCAAAAATGAAAAAAGAGATTGATGGGCCCGTCGCCCAGCTGATCAAGGATCTGGCCAAAACGGGTCACCTGGACCGGACGCTGGTCGTGGTGGCCAGTGAATTCAGCCGGGACATGATGGTGGAAGGTCGTCCGGACGCGAAAGTGCTCGAACAGGTCGATCAACCCGATGTGCTGTCTGATCCGAAATTTTACGGGATGCACCGGCATTTTACCGACGGCTGTTCCATGCTCCTGTTCGGCGGAGGCATGAAAAAAGGGTTCGTCTACGGAAAGACCGCCGACGAACGCCCCTGCAAAACCATTGAGAACCCCGTGCGTATCGACGGGGTCCACCAGACGATCTACCACGCGCTGGGTATCGCGCCGGATACCCAGTATGAAATCGAGAAGCGCCCTTTCTACACTACGCCCGACGGAAAAGGGCAATCCGTTCCGGCGCTTTTTGCCTAG